A single region of the Oenococcus kitaharae DSM 17330 genome encodes:
- a CDS encoding P1 family peptidase, whose translation MGLSVNLVNDLSDGIKGPKNLITDVAGVKVGQINHDEGDFHSGVTAIFPHSGNLFREKVPAASYVINGFGKSIGLIQIDELGTIETPIVLTNTFAVGTAINALTKYMLKENPEIGQTTSTVNPIVAECNDGVISDIRSMQITESDVFSALDAAKDTFSEGAVGGGRGMICYGLKGGIGSSSRIVDLDGRHYTLGALVMTNYGFLSDFIVGGMPIGKALSEILVTGKQKEEKGSIITVLATDAPLDSRQLKRLAKRAAVGIGRTGGYEGNGSGEIVFAFSTTNLVQHFAKHDFDTVSRFNDNHIDTFFRAAAASVDEAILSSLLHAKTTMDRKGCLCLNLADAAKQLIETQPKYTGMVHDLFHQLGIK comes from the coding sequence ATGGGTTTATCGGTCAATTTAGTTAACGACCTTTCAGATGGGATTAAAGGCCCTAAAAACTTAATCACAGATGTTGCCGGTGTCAAAGTGGGCCAAATAAACCACGATGAAGGCGATTTTCATAGTGGTGTGACAGCGATTTTTCCTCATTCAGGTAATCTGTTTAGAGAAAAAGTACCAGCTGCATCTTATGTCATTAACGGTTTTGGAAAAAGCATCGGACTGATTCAGATTGATGAACTGGGCACGATTGAAACGCCGATTGTTTTAACAAATACTTTTGCAGTGGGCACGGCAATCAATGCTTTGACAAAATATATGCTGAAGGAAAATCCGGAAATTGGTCAGACAACCAGTACGGTTAATCCGATTGTCGCTGAATGCAATGATGGTGTTATTTCGGATATTCGCAGCATGCAGATTACCGAGTCGGATGTTTTTTCGGCATTGGATGCTGCCAAAGATACTTTCTCAGAAGGAGCTGTTGGTGGCGGTCGTGGCATGATTTGTTACGGTTTGAAAGGCGGCATTGGCTCGTCTTCTCGCATTGTTGACCTTGATGGCCGCCATTATACACTTGGTGCCTTGGTGATGACTAATTATGGCTTTCTCTCAGATTTTATTGTTGGCGGAATGCCGATCGGTAAAGCTTTGTCGGAAATTTTAGTTACCGGTAAGCAAAAAGAAGAAAAAGGATCAATTATTACTGTCTTGGCTACTGATGCACCTTTGGACTCACGACAGTTGAAGCGTTTAGCCAAGCGGGCCGCAGTTGGTATTGGCCGGACTGGTGGCTATGAGGGAAACGGCAGTGGCGAAATTGTTTTTGCCTTTTCGACAACGAATTTGGTCCAGCATTTTGCCAAGCATGATTTTGACACGGTTTCCCGATTTAATGACAATCATATTGATACCTTTTTTAGAGCAGCCGCTGCCAGCGTTGACGAAGCTATTTTGAGTTCCTTGCTGCATGCCAAAACAACCATGGATCGCAAGGGTTGTTTATGTCTCAACCTAGCGGATGCCGCTAAACAATTAATTGAAACGCAGCCCAAATATACTGGTATGGTTCATGATCTTTTCCACCAGCTCGGTATCAAATGA
- a CDS encoding ABC transporter permease, with protein sequence MQSTTNKNLVFSNILTMTHRNLLKTLHNPDNFSDVIMQPVIFTLLFGYLFGGVIAGSVHAYLPMLVSGILVQSILNAASGSGQQLREDINAGVFDRFKTLPISPIVPLAGQLVGDIFRLLISGAMALITAFFMGWRPTVGLPALITVLLLAIFIGWXTSWIFALVGLIAKNAELIGSLSMVIILVMTFLSNAFIPTKTLPKFIQTLVKINPVSLTISAIRTILRTGQWSGNATAVFISGGIIILIFMPLTVFVYQRRR encoded by the coding sequence ATGCAATCAACTACAAACAAAAATCTTGTTTTCAGCAACATCTTAACTATGACGCACCGCAATCTACTGAAGACGCTGCATAATCCCGATAATTTTAGTGACGTAATTATGCAACCCGTGATCTTCACATTATTGTTCGGTTATCTGTTCGGCGGCGTCATTGCGGGAAGTGTTCACGCCTACTTGCCCATGCTGGTGTCTGGCATTCTGGTGCAAAGTATTTTAAACGCAGCCTCAGGTTCCGGTCAGCAATTGCGTGAAGACATTAATGCAGGTGTCTTTGATCGTTTCAAGACTCTGCCGATTTCGCCAATTGTGCCGCTAGCAGGTCAATTAGTGGGTGACATCTTCCGCCTACTGATTTCAGGAGCCATGGCGTTGATCACGGCCTTTTTCATGGGCTGGCGACCAACAGTCGGCTTGCCAGCACTAATCACAGTGCTATTGTTAGCTATTTTTATCGGCTGGKCCACCTCTTGGATCTTTGCCTTGGTAGGCTTGATTGCCAAGAATGCGGAGCTAATTGGCAGCTTATCTATGGTAATTATCTTAGTGATGACATTTTTATCTAACGCCTTTATTCCCACAAAAACATTGCCAAAATTTATTCAGACGCTAGTGAAGATTAACCCGGTGAGTTTGACCATCTCGGCAATTAGAACCATTCTGAGAACTGGTCAATGGAGCGGCAATGCCACTGCGGTCTTTATTAGCGGAGGAATCATTATTTTGATTTTTATGCCCCTGACTGTCTTTGTCTATCAACGACGGCGTTAA
- a CDS encoding daunorubicin resistance protein DrrA family ABC transporter ATP-binding protein has protein sequence MNHDNIVQVRNIEKHFGDKIAVQGVSFAIKKGEIFGLLGPNGAGKTTILKMITTLLRQDAGKILLNGFDTLAQSRFARQQFSVTGQTAAVDEDLSARENLMIFGKLNGLTGAVARNRAIELLTDFDLLHSADQTLATFSGGMRRRLDLAVSLIGKPAILFLDEPTTGLDPRTRTQMWQAIQKLVAQGSTVLLTTQYLEEADHLADRIALIDHGRMIAIGTPSQLKQQVGGLQLRLEVADLKQVTQAQTIIQDVLAASVHVDERTLTALLDDSGMSVVSQILNQLQTAGIAMNNFAVKTPSLDDVFLKMTVGKN, from the coding sequence ATGAATCACGATAACATCGTTCAAGTCAGGAATATTGAAAAACATTTTGGCGACAAAATAGCAGTCCAAGGTGTTTCTTTTGCCATTAAAAAAGGTGAGATTTTCGGTTTATTAGGCCCAAACGGCGCTGGAAAAACCACTATTTTAAAGATGATCACGACTTTATTGCGCCAAGACGCAGGAAAAATTTTATTGAACGGTTTTGACACGCTGGCACAGAGCCGTTTTGCACGTCAACAATTCAGTGTGACTGGCCAAACTGCGGCGGTTGATGAAGATTTGAGTGCACGCGAGAATTTAATGATTTTCGGTAAGCTAAACGGTTTAACAGGTGCCGTCGCTCGTAACCGTGCCATCGAATTATTAACAGATTTCGACTTACTGCATTCAGCTGATCAAACATTAGCAACATTTTCTGGGGGTATGCGCCGCCGATTGGACTTAGCTGTTAGCTTGATTGGAAAACCCGCGATTTTGTTTTTAGATGAGCCAACCACTGGATTGGATCCAAGAACAAGAACACAGATGTGGCAGGCCATCCAAAAACTGGTTGCCCAAGGTTCGACCGTGTTATTAACAACGCAATATCTAGAAGAAGCCGACCACTTAGCTGATCGTATTGCCCTGATTGACCATGGTCGTATGATCGCAATCGGGACGCCAAGCCAGCTCAAACAACAAGTCGGCGGTCTGCAGCTTCGACTAGAGGTGGCTGATTTAAAACAAGTCACACAAGCCCAAACAATTATTCAAGACGTTTTAGCAGCATCTGTGCACGTTGATGAACGAACCCTGACCGCATTGCTTGACGACTCCGGAATGTCGGTAGTTTCACAAATTTTAAATCAGCTCCAGACTGCGGGGATTGCCATGAACAATTTTGCTGTTAAAACACCATCGCTGGATGATGTTTTTCTAAAAATGACGGTGGGAAAAAATTAG
- a CDS encoding MarR family winged helix-turn-helix transcriptional regulator, giving the protein MANKIKAELAAGKLAEYDQLSKIYDDVIKQARPRLTVQGQGKILLALADEDHLSQRELATRLGISPQSTSEFVNKLVKYHLVTLTKSPNDRRINLVNLTSEGRKQIESAAQEVPPFIKTLSDTELDQLSSLLSKITTAMYADIDAANSTLGVKLHKLFASRYLKQFKP; this is encoded by the coding sequence ATGGCAAATAAAATCAAGGCAGAACTGGCCGCCGGAAAATTGGCGGAGTATGACCAGCTCAGTAAAATCTATGATGATGTCATCAAACAGGCGCGGCCACGCTTAACGGTTCAAGGCCAAGGCAAGATTTTACTGGCATTGGCCGATGAAGACCATTTATCACAACGGGAACTGGCTACACGCCTGGGAATTTCGCCTCAGTCTACGAGCGAATTTGTCAATAAACTTGTTAAGTATCATTTAGTCACTTTGACAAAATCACCTAATGATCGGCGCATCAACTTAGTGAATTTAACTAGTGAAGGTCGAAAACAAATCGAGTCCGCTGCCCAAGAAGTACCTCCATTCATTAAGACACTCTCCGACACTGAACTCGATCAATTGTCATCGTTGTTGTCTAAGATCACGACGGCCATGTATGCAGATATAGATGCCGCTAACTCTACTTTAGGAGTTAAACTTCATAAGTTATTTGCCAGCCGATATTTAAAACAGTTTAAACCTTAA
- a CDS encoding tyrosine-type recombinase/integrase: MKIKNRTLKNGVKSYYFRITLNGKPTTKRGFNSHKEAVNAYRAYKVAAANGQLESQKPKRIKLTELANQWLAMKATEVKPSTFKKFQERYELHIRRTFQGKFLDEITAIQAQNYVNRIAKELVDYRNILIILNQVYKKAIQYGYIAENPFANVDRPRAKKAADKDSANFYDKEQLIEFLNSAYQLYHQDYFGRYAFFRLLAFTGMRKGEALALNWSDIDLSQKTLLINKTIVTVTDGEIVSDEPKTKASNRVLTLDEGTVSVLAEWKLQQHELYKKLGYSASPCEFVFNSSVNSFVSLGKPRQWCRAIAKQANLSPVTIHGFRHTYATLAVQAGMDIKQLQYQLGHNDVHTTLQIYAEVTKQQKTATAKIFANFLNQSNQISNQGNN; the protein is encoded by the coding sequence ATGAAAATCAAAAATAGAACGCTTAAAAATGGCGTTAAATCATATTATTTTAGGATTACCTTAAACGGTAAGCCAACAACAAAAAGAGGCTTCAATAGCCATAAAGAGGCTGTTAATGCCTATCGTGCTTATAAAGTCGCTGCGGCTAATGGCCAGCTAGAAAGCCAAAAACCAAAGCGGATTAAATTGACTGAATTAGCTAATCAATGGTTAGCTATGAAAGCAACAGAGGTCAAACCCTCAACGTTCAAAAAATTTCAAGAACGTTATGAACTGCATATTAGAAGAACTTTTCAAGGCAAGTTTTTAGATGAGATAACCGCTATTCAGGCACAGAATTACGTGAACCGAATAGCTAAAGAACTGGTAGATTATCGCAACATTCTGATTATTCTAAATCAAGTCTATAAAAAAGCCATCCAGTATGGCTATATAGCTGAGAATCCTTTTGCCAACGTTGATAGGCCCAGAGCTAAAAAAGCAGCTGACAAAGACTCAGCGAACTTCTATGATAAAGAACAACTTATTGAGTTTCTAAATAGTGCTTACCAGTTATATCATCAAGACTACTTCGGACGATATGCCTTCTTTAGGTTATTAGCCTTTACCGGTATGAGAAAAGGCGAAGCCCTGGCTTTGAACTGGTCTGATATCGATTTGAGTCAAAAAACATTGTTAATCAATAAGACCATTGTAACTGTCACTGATGGCGAAATCGTTTCTGATGAGCCCAAGACCAAAGCCAGTAATCGTGTCTTAACTCTAGATGAAGGTACGGTATCTGTTCTAGCCGAATGGAAACTGCAGCAACATGAGCTATACAAGAAACTGGGATATAGTGCATCTCCTTGTGAGTTCGTGTTTAACAGCTCTGTGAACTCGTTTGTCAGTTTAGGCAAACCCAGACAATGGTGTCGAGCCATAGCCAAACAAGCTAATTTATCCCCCGTGACGATTCACGGCTTTCGCCATACCTATGCCACTTTAGCCGTTCAAGCGGGGATGGACATCAAGCAATTACAATATCAGCTCGGCCACAACGATGTGCATACGACCCTACAGATTTATGCGGAAGTAACTAAGCAACAGAAAACAGCAACAGCGAAGATATTCGCCAATTTTTTGAATCAAAGTAATCAAATAAGTAATCAAGGAAACAATTAA